The following coding sequences lie in one Armatimonadota bacterium genomic window:
- the polA gene encoding DNA polymerase I, whose amino-acid sequence MSKKRLIIIDGYSLLFRAFYATRYLSTADGRPTNALHGFTTMMFNLLEKDRPDAIVVALDHPSKTFRHTEYAAYKGTRKETAPELISQLDESRHLLTALGIPQIELVGFEADDIVGTISKQAEENGYLTTIITGDLDSLQLVDECVSVVTPRQGVTEINTYGPAEVVERLGVPPVMVPDFKGIKGDTSDNIPGVPGIGDKGAAELITNFGTVEDILAKLDQIPEKYRKKIEPAIDQMKMSKWLATIIRDVPVEYDFKPFILSQDQLEAAKKFLQEFELKSCLRACDRVLGPYVDGFEHGVHAAVEVVAEKMQFTTRDAGFLMLKSTVNSQPFGIHFAALPADDLFDENAEKAFVSVGREVLIASRQDGIRLFQTFPTQAIVHDAKPMYKAAQVFDRSVSFDSLIAGYVLQSGRAKYDLGDLVQGYTDYAAPESPEESAFALLALRDAMHSRLQKEDQLRVMETIELPLTPILAEMEVAGIRADKDQLREFSKELSVAIEASTAKIYELAGQEFTIGSPKQLGEILFDKLGIPGATKTKTGYATGAEILQQIAPTYEIAGEVLTWRELTKLRSTYAEALQTQIASDGRIHTTYSQTIAATGRISSNDPNLQNIPVRTELGRSIRKAFTAADGYALASFDYSQIELRVLAHMCEEPALVHAFEHHEDVHTATAKLMFHVDEPTKQQRGYAKLLNYAVLYGVTDFGLANQLGGGFSRAEAKELINLYNERFPTVKGFTQSVIDEARSKGFTTTLTGRRRYFPDIHAAKFNERQYAERQAMNAPIQGTAADMLKLAMLHVRAKLEGSSTRMLLNVHDELVFELKDGENGIVEPIRHLMEVALPLKVPVEVDAKIGDNWNEMSPVSR is encoded by the coding sequence ATGTCGAAAAAGCGCCTGATCATCATCGATGGGTACTCGCTCCTCTTCCGGGCGTTCTACGCCACGCGGTACCTCAGCACAGCCGACGGCAGGCCCACCAACGCTCTGCACGGCTTCACGACCATGATGTTCAATCTGCTGGAAAAAGACCGTCCGGACGCCATCGTCGTCGCCCTCGACCACCCGTCGAAAACCTTCCGCCACACCGAATACGCGGCTTATAAAGGCACGCGCAAAGAGACCGCGCCCGAACTGATCTCCCAGTTGGATGAGTCGCGCCACCTCCTCACCGCCCTCGGCATTCCCCAGATCGAACTGGTCGGCTTCGAGGCGGACGACATCGTCGGCACCATCAGCAAGCAGGCCGAGGAGAACGGCTACCTCACCACCATCATCACCGGCGACCTCGACTCCCTGCAACTGGTCGATGAGTGCGTTTCCGTCGTGACTCCACGCCAAGGCGTGACCGAAATCAACACTTACGGCCCCGCCGAAGTGGTCGAGCGGCTTGGCGTTCCGCCCGTCATGGTCCCCGACTTCAAAGGCATCAAAGGCGACACCAGCGACAACATTCCTGGCGTTCCCGGCATCGGCGACAAGGGCGCGGCCGAACTCATCACCAACTTCGGCACCGTCGAAGACATCCTCGCCAAGTTGGATCAAATTCCCGAGAAATATCGCAAGAAGATCGAGCCCGCCATCGACCAAATGAAGATGTCGAAGTGGCTCGCCACCATCATCCGCGACGTTCCCGTCGAATACGATTTCAAGCCGTTCATCCTCTCTCAAGACCAACTCGAAGCCGCCAAGAAGTTCCTTCAGGAGTTTGAACTGAAGTCCTGCCTCCGCGCTTGCGACCGCGTGCTCGGCCCTTACGTCGATGGCTTCGAGCACGGCGTCCACGCCGCCGTCGAAGTGGTGGCCGAGAAGATGCAGTTCACCACCCGCGACGCCGGTTTCCTGATGCTCAAAAGCACGGTCAACAGCCAGCCGTTCGGCATCCACTTCGCCGCATTGCCCGCCGATGACCTGTTTGACGAGAATGCCGAAAAGGCGTTCGTCTCCGTCGGCCGCGAAGTGCTCATCGCTTCGCGCCAAGACGGCATTCGCCTCTTCCAAACCTTCCCCACGCAAGCCATCGTCCACGACGCAAAGCCGATGTACAAGGCCGCGCAGGTCTTCGACCGGTCCGTGTCGTTTGACTCTCTGATCGCCGGGTACGTTCTGCAGTCCGGCCGCGCCAAATACGACCTCGGCGACCTCGTCCAGGGCTACACTGACTACGCCGCGCCAGAGTCGCCCGAGGAGTCGGCCTTTGCCCTGCTTGCCCTTCGCGATGCGATGCACTCGCGTTTGCAGAAGGAAGATCAGCTACGGGTGATGGAGACCATCGAGCTTCCCCTCACACCGATCCTGGCCGAAATGGAGGTCGCGGGCATCCGCGCCGACAAAGATCAGCTCCGCGAGTTCTCCAAGGAACTGTCGGTAGCCATCGAGGCCTCGACCGCCAAGATTTACGAACTGGCGGGTCAGGAATTCACCATCGGCTCGCCCAAGCAACTCGGCGAGATCCTGTTCGATAAGCTCGGCATCCCCGGCGCGACCAAAACCAAGACCGGCTACGCTACCGGCGCCGAGATTCTGCAACAGATCGCGCCGACGTACGAAATCGCCGGTGAAGTGCTGACCTGGCGCGAACTGACCAAACTTCGCTCGACCTACGCCGAGGCCCTGCAAACGCAGATCGCCTCCGACGGGCGCATCCACACGACTTACTCGCAGACCATCGCCGCGACGGGCCGCATCTCGTCCAACGACCCGAACCTGCAGAACATCCCCGTTCGAACTGAACTCGGACGGTCCATCCGCAAGGCGTTCACCGCCGCCGACGGCTACGCGCTCGCCTCGTTCGACTACTCGCAGATCGAGCTCCGCGTCCTCGCCCACATGTGCGAGGAACCGGCTCTGGTCCATGCGTTCGAGCACCACGAGGACGTCCACACCGCCACCGCCAAGCTGATGTTCCACGTAGACGAGCCGACCAAACAACAGCGCGGCTACGCCAAGCTGCTCAACTACGCGGTGCTCTACGGTGTCACCGACTTCGGTCTTGCCAACCAGCTCGGCGGCGGCTTCAGCCGCGCCGAAGCGAAGGAGTTGATCAACCTATATAACGAGCGCTTCCCGACCGTTAAGGGCTTCACTCAAAGCGTCATCGACGAGGCCCGCTCGAAGGGCTTTACCACCACGCTGACTGGTCGCCGCCGCTACTTCCCGGACATCCACGCCGCCAAGTTCAATGAGCGCCAGTACGCCGAACGGCAGGCGATGAACGCGCCGATCCAAGGCACCGCCGCCGACATGCTGAAGCTGGCCATGCTCCACGTGCGGGCCAAGCTGGAAGGCTCGTCCACGCGCATGCTCCTCAACGTCCACGACGAACTTGTGTTCGAACTGAAGGACGGCGAAAACGGAATCGTCGAACCCATCCGCCACCTGATGGAAGTCGCCCTTCCCCTCAAAGTCCCGGTCGAGGTCGACGCCAAAATCGGCGATAACTGGAACGAAATGTCCCCCGTCTCCCGGTAG
- a CDS encoding ATP-binding cassette domain-containing protein, which produces MTPESKPIDRAIVRRVISLFGPHRKQVMLMMGTVMVAVILGLIPPFLLQVIIDRGLQKNNLGVVTEYSLLTIVITLCAASSTLLYGYQSVVIGQKIMCDMRRHLFTHLQGMSLRFFTQTKTGDIQTRLISDIGGVQNVVSNTFVDALSNIAIVISALVSMFIIDWRLTLLAVTLIPVFMIIGQKVGDFAKDIRLGVQEQTSEINSLMQENLSVSGALLAKTIGRADQIAQKFDVENNSLARWQVKASVLQYTFFGIFRMITQVIPALIYWLAGYLLHRGDTHLTVGVLVAFTMLQTRMFFPLTGLFATQVEILGSFALFERIFEYMDVKHDIVEAPNAVEVDKSKMEGRVTFSNVGFKYDQNGEDWTLKDVSFEAKPGQLIALVGASGAGKTTLTYMIPRLYDVDEGQVSIDGVDVENLKLDNLAEVVGAVTQETYLVHATIRENLQIAKPEATDDELIEACKAAAIHEHIAGLPEGYSTVVGERGYKLSGGEKQRIAIARAILKNPKILILDEATSALDTHSERLIQQSLNNLMAGRTTFAIAHRLSTILNADQILVMSDGRLVESGRHQELMALQGTYYHLYTQQFESHPI; this is translated from the coding sequence ATGACTCCCGAATCAAAACCCATCGACCGCGCCATTGTGCGCCGCGTCATCAGCTTGTTCGGCCCCCACCGCAAGCAGGTGATGCTCATGATGGGCACCGTCATGGTCGCTGTTATCCTCGGCCTGATCCCGCCGTTCCTCCTCCAGGTCATCATCGACCGCGGTCTGCAGAAGAACAACCTCGGCGTCGTCACCGAGTACTCGCTCCTCACCATCGTCATCACCCTCTGCGCCGCCAGTTCCACCCTCCTCTACGGCTACCAAAGCGTCGTCATCGGGCAAAAAATCATGTGCGACATGCGTCGCCATCTCTTCACCCACTTGCAGGGCATGTCGCTTCGCTTCTTCACCCAAACCAAGACCGGCGACATCCAAACCCGACTCATTTCCGACATCGGCGGCGTGCAAAACGTCGTCAGCAACACCTTCGTCGATGCCCTCTCCAACATCGCCATCGTCATCTCTGCGCTGGTCTCGATGTTCATCATCGACTGGCGGCTCACCCTCCTCGCCGTCACCCTCATCCCCGTCTTCATGATCATCGGCCAAAAGGTCGGCGACTTCGCCAAGGACATCCGCCTCGGTGTCCAGGAGCAGACCTCCGAGATCAACTCGCTGATGCAGGAGAACCTGTCGGTCTCGGGTGCGCTCCTCGCCAAAACCATCGGCCGCGCCGACCAGATTGCGCAGAAATTCGACGTCGAAAACAACAGCCTCGCCCGCTGGCAGGTCAAGGCGTCGGTCCTGCAGTACACCTTCTTCGGCATCTTCCGCATGATCACGCAGGTCATCCCCGCCCTCATCTACTGGCTGGCCGGTTACCTACTCCACCGCGGCGACACCCACCTCACCGTCGGCGTGCTCGTCGCGTTCACGATGCTCCAAACGCGCATGTTCTTCCCCCTGACCGGCCTCTTCGCCACCCAGGTTGAAATCCTCGGCTCGTTCGCGCTGTTCGAGCGCATCTTCGAGTACATGGACGTCAAGCACGACATCGTCGAAGCCCCCAATGCAGTCGAGGTCGATAAGTCCAAGATGGAGGGTCGCGTCACCTTCTCCAACGTTGGCTTCAAGTACGACCAAAACGGCGAAGACTGGACCCTCAAGGACGTCTCGTTCGAAGCTAAACCTGGACAACTGATCGCCCTCGTCGGTGCCAGCGGCGCGGGCAAAACGACCCTGACGTACATGATTCCGCGCCTCTACGACGTGGACGAGGGTCAAGTCTCCATCGACGGCGTCGATGTCGAAAACCTCAAGCTGGACAACCTCGCCGAGGTCGTTGGTGCGGTCACCCAGGAAACCTATCTGGTCCACGCCACCATCCGCGAGAACTTGCAGATTGCCAAGCCCGAAGCCACCGACGATGAACTGATCGAAGCATGCAAGGCCGCCGCCATCCACGAGCACATCGCGGGCCTGCCCGAAGGCTACAGCACCGTAGTGGGCGAGCGCGGCTACAAGCTGAGCGGTGGTGAAAAACAGCGCATCGCCATCGCCCGCGCTATCCTCAAGAACCCCAAGATTCTCATCCTCGACGAGGCGACCTCCGCGCTCGACACGCACTCGGAACGGCTCATCCAGCAGTCGCTGAACAACCTGATGGCCGGACGAACCACCTTTGCCATCGCCCACCGCCTTAGCACCATCCTCAACGCTGACCAGATTCTAGTCATGAGCGACGGAAGGCTGGTCGAATCCGGACGACACCAAGAGCTGATGGCCCTACAAGGGACGTACTACCACCTCTACACCCAGCAGTTCGAATCGCACCCGATCTAG
- the acpS gene encoding holo-[acyl-carrier-protein] synthase, whose product MVVGVGIDIVEVERIRKALQRKQFSRRILTEREEAYCDTPAKVAGRWAAKEAIIKAVGIPLMMKHIQVVNNQLGQPIVTITDPNFDGKRLKIFVSITHEKTHAAAVAVVERSVLQVPM is encoded by the coding sequence ATGGTCGTTGGCGTGGGAATTGATATCGTGGAGGTCGAGCGTATTCGCAAGGCCCTGCAGCGAAAGCAGTTCTCCCGTCGAATCCTTACCGAGCGCGAAGAAGCCTATTGCGACACGCCCGCCAAGGTCGCGGGGCGATGGGCGGCCAAAGAGGCGATCATCAAGGCGGTCGGGATTCCGCTGATGATGAAGCATATTCAGGTCGTCAACAACCAGCTTGGCCAGCCGATCGTGACCATCACCGACCCAAATTTCGATGGCAAGCGGCTGAAGATCTTCGTCTCGATCACTCATGAAAAGACGCATGCGGCAGCCGTCGCCGTGGTCGAGCGAAGCGTTCTGCAAGTGCCGATGTAG
- a CDS encoding sigma-70 family RNA polymerase sigma factor gives MSAQRQMNVENEESVPSYLGRLTQEPLLSQEAELELTRAAKLGDIKARKRLIESNMRLVINIAKGYKCRNIPLEDLIQEGAIGLMQATERFDPDKGFRFSTYATHWIRQAIGRAIDNKGKAIRLPAHVSQSIRRIEKEKERYIQETGLEPTLDQLAHVMGMSERKLVAVIASAQDMLSLDNPVGDGMGTTLGGLIKDEGDGDPESQALKDAVVNELQRILKELNEREQKVMSLRFRMNGEGLQTDEIANELQISKERVRQIEVQAIRKLRVLAHKKRLKDVL, from the coding sequence ATGTCAGCACAGCGGCAAATGAATGTTGAAAACGAAGAGAGCGTACCAAGCTATCTCGGCCGTCTGACCCAAGAGCCCCTGCTTAGCCAAGAGGCAGAGCTGGAGCTCACCAGAGCGGCAAAACTTGGTGATATCAAAGCACGGAAACGACTCATTGAGTCGAACATGCGCTTGGTGATCAATATCGCCAAGGGCTATAAGTGCCGCAACATCCCCCTTGAGGATTTGATTCAGGAGGGCGCGATCGGCCTGATGCAGGCCACTGAGCGCTTCGATCCCGACAAGGGCTTCCGATTTTCTACCTACGCCACCCACTGGATTCGCCAGGCTATCGGCCGTGCGATCGACAATAAGGGCAAGGCGATTCGGCTTCCCGCCCACGTTTCTCAATCGATCCGTCGCATTGAGAAAGAGAAGGAACGCTATATTCAGGAAACCGGCCTTGAGCCGACGCTGGACCAACTCGCCCATGTGATGGGTATGTCCGAGCGCAAATTGGTGGCGGTTATCGCCTCGGCCCAGGACATGCTTTCGCTGGACAACCCGGTCGGCGACGGCATGGGGACCACGTTGGGCGGCCTCATCAAGGATGAAGGCGATGGCGATCCGGAGAGCCAAGCTCTGAAGGATGCGGTTGTGAACGAGCTTCAGCGCATCTTGAAGGAACTCAACGAGCGTGAGCAGAAGGTGATGTCGCTTCGGTTCCGCATGAACGGCGAAGGTCTGCAAACCGACGAGATCGCGAATGAGCTTCAGATTTCGAAGGAGCGGGTTCGGCAAATCGAGGTTCAGGCGATTCGAAAACTGCGGGTTTTGGCTCACAAAAAGCGTTTGAAAGACGTTTTGTGA
- a CDS encoding 30S ribosomal protein S6 has protein sequence MANRSYEALYIVRPELKDTEVQKIADRYKKVVEDHGGEVAKAEKWEKRKLAYELNGLKEGNYIIMNFSAPGDVPAELSRLLRISDDVIRHTIVKEEA, from the coding sequence ATGGCAAATCGAAGCTACGAAGCACTTTATATTGTTCGTCCTGAGCTGAAGGATACTGAAGTTCAAAAGATCGCTGACCGCTACAAGAAAGTGGTCGAGGACCACGGCGGCGAAGTCGCCAAGGCCGAAAAGTGGGAGAAGCGAAAGCTCGCCTACGAACTCAACGGTCTTAAAGAAGGCAACTACATCATCATGAACTTCTCGGCCCCGGGCGACGTCCCTGCCGAACTCAGCCGACTTCTTCGCATCAGCGACGACGTCATCCGGCACACGATTGTCAAAGAAGAGGCCTAA
- the ssb gene encoding single-stranded DNA-binding protein has translation MSVNRVVLIGRLTRDPELRTTNSGRNVVEFSIAVQKRIKPQDGSPDADFFRIKAWGQTADYVNSYITKGRLVAVDGRLETRKWTDQNGNNRETVEVVADNVNGLDRPRDGDGGGGGNYEGGGGNSGGGQRAARPVTTAPSEDEYDPFADE, from the coding sequence ATGAGCGTGAACCGCGTTGTCCTGATCGGTCGATTGACCCGCGACCCCGAGTTGCGGACCACCAACAGTGGCCGTAACGTCGTCGAATTCAGCATCGCGGTTCAAAAGCGCATCAAGCCTCAGGATGGCTCCCCCGACGCGGACTTCTTCCGCATCAAAGCGTGGGGCCAAACCGCCGACTACGTCAACAGCTATATCACCAAAGGCCGTCTAGTGGCGGTCGACGGCCGACTGGAAACCCGCAAGTGGACCGACCAGAACGGCAACAACCGCGAGACCGTCGAGGTCGTCGCCGATAACGTCAACGGACTCGATCGTCCCCGCGACGGTGATGGCGGTGGCGGCGGAAACTACGAAGGTGGCGGCGGCAATAGCGGCGGCGGCCAGCGCGCCGCTCGTCCGGTCACAACCGCTCCCAGCGAAGACGAATACGATCCGTTCGCGGATGAATAA
- a CDS encoding glycosyltransferase, whose product MKQIAVIIPAFNESERITEVLRAVKGASHISEIIVVNDASEDNTSAVARKVPGIKVIDLVKNVGKGGAMATGVAATSAQIVAFVDADLVGLRAEHVDQIIRPLLRDECDMCFGVFRGGKIRSNAAMAVTPWLSGQRAMKRELFEAIPYIGELRFGVEVAITNTARKKKSRVKRVVLRGVSNCFKEEKYGLVKGLQARSKMYREIREAMVRSRKKDRTQRLRRLTKRDPAETLRELRNKVKRRDDGNHDRR is encoded by the coding sequence ATGAAGCAGATTGCCGTCATCATTCCTGCTTTCAATGAATCCGAGCGCATTACCGAAGTACTGCGCGCGGTGAAGGGTGCGTCGCACATCTCCGAGATTATCGTTGTCAACGACGCGAGTGAGGATAATACGTCCGCCGTGGCACGAAAGGTCCCGGGCATCAAAGTCATCGATCTCGTGAAAAACGTCGGCAAGGGCGGCGCGATGGCGACCGGTGTCGCGGCGACCTCAGCACAGATCGTGGCGTTTGTGGACGCCGACCTCGTGGGACTTCGGGCCGAGCACGTGGACCAGATCATCCGTCCGCTCCTGCGCGACGAGTGCGACATGTGCTTTGGCGTATTTCGGGGCGGCAAGATCCGAAGCAACGCGGCGATGGCGGTGACGCCTTGGCTGAGCGGCCAGCGGGCGATGAAACGCGAGCTGTTTGAGGCGATTCCTTATATCGGCGAGTTGCGGTTCGGTGTCGAGGTGGCTATTACCAACACGGCACGTAAGAAGAAGTCGCGCGTGAAGCGCGTGGTCCTGCGTGGCGTCAGCAACTGCTTTAAGGAAGAGAAATACGGCCTGGTGAAGGGCCTACAGGCGCGGTCGAAGATGTATCGCGAGATTCGCGAAGCGATGGTGCGCAGCCGCAAGAAGGATCGCACCCAACGGCTTCGTCGGCTGACGAAGCGCGATCCGGCGGAGACGTTGCGGGAGCTTCGGAATAAGGTGAAGCGACGCGACGACGGCAATCACGATCGGCGGTAA
- a CDS encoding GNAT family N-acetyltransferase — MQEGELPKPFALVFPIRSRAGGRLRSDILEPMPKVEILSGGKAFDTLAASWDHLSRTCETATPFQTRIWIETWARNFASPSRLTTIVVREGADVVGLFPLVSSVSPWRALRPAGTGPSDYLPPLLPDASLVGEMQDALVELGRKRLIDLHQQPSDHFFTAALPYETIDQARCLVLDLPPTYEEYVASLSKSLRYDVRRLGGKALTEKGAVVEWISPETVDEFADQFFNLHRLRWKSRGLPGAFFGRGERFQREWMHAAVPAGLVMMNRLVADGKPAGCVYAMRAGQTCYFYQAGMDPDASSLSPGTILVAKMIEWAIQEGCTTFDFMRGDEPYKRRWKPNRERTNFRILLPPSGVLGNAGKWWNASAWQVELKVRQRFEGKSLRPSKAPKPTP; from the coding sequence ATGCAAGAAGGAGAACTGCCGAAACCATTTGCCCTAGTATTCCCGATCCGTTCCCGGGCTGGTGGCCGCCTCCGCTCCGATATACTTGAGCCTATGCCCAAAGTCGAAATCCTGAGCGGTGGCAAGGCTTTCGACACGCTCGCCGCGAGTTGGGATCACCTGAGTCGGACGTGCGAGACCGCGACTCCGTTTCAGACTCGCATCTGGATCGAGACGTGGGCGCGAAACTTTGCGTCGCCTTCGCGGCTGACCACCATCGTGGTGCGCGAAGGGGCGGACGTGGTTGGGCTGTTTCCTCTGGTTTCGTCGGTGTCGCCGTGGCGCGCATTGCGCCCGGCCGGAACCGGGCCAAGCGACTACCTGCCTCCGCTCTTGCCGGATGCCTCGCTCGTCGGCGAGATGCAGGACGCGCTGGTCGAGCTTGGCCGAAAGCGCCTCATCGACCTTCACCAGCAACCCAGCGATCACTTCTTTACCGCCGCATTGCCGTATGAGACCATCGACCAGGCTCGATGTCTAGTGTTGGACCTGCCCCCTACTTATGAGGAATACGTGGCGAGTCTGAGCAAGAGCCTGCGCTACGATGTGCGCCGCCTTGGTGGAAAGGCGCTGACCGAGAAGGGCGCGGTGGTCGAATGGATTTCACCGGAGACCGTAGACGAGTTCGCTGATCAGTTTTTCAATCTTCATCGTTTACGCTGGAAGTCGCGCGGACTGCCAGGAGCGTTCTTCGGTCGAGGAGAGCGCTTTCAGCGCGAGTGGATGCACGCCGCTGTTCCCGCCGGCCTCGTGATGATGAACCGCCTGGTGGCGGATGGAAAGCCTGCGGGGTGCGTTTACGCCATGCGGGCGGGCCAAACGTGTTACTTCTACCAAGCGGGCATGGACCCAGATGCATCGTCCCTGTCGCCGGGCACGATTTTGGTGGCAAAAATGATCGAGTGGGCGATCCAAGAGGGTTGCACGACGTTCGACTTTATGCGGGGAGACGAGCCGTACAAGCGCCGCTGGAAACCAAACCGAGAAAGAACGAACTTCCGCATCCTTCTTCCGCCCAGTGGCGTACTAGGAAATGCGGGAAAATGGTGGAACGCGTCGGCCTGGCAGGTAGAGTTGAAGGTACGGCAACGCTTCGAGGGTAAGTCCTTGCGTCCTTCGAAGGCTCCAAAACCCACTCCATAA
- a CDS encoding LacI family DNA-binding transcriptional regulator gives MARFNGNMLGQNQKRRRGPAPRKTRTMKERRVTIKDVAQRAGVSIGAVSRVLHGRASTIRVSEATSEVIRKAAKDLNYKPNRSAQSLRSGRTRALTVAAPFGILFSSNAFYASILDAILRHATAKGYTICLTNGALAETVTFEDSKGKFDGVIWLGQPPEHLSENDARVEELPQVGIHLDDTDLPAKVVNVRIDEVQAIINYVGHLRVNDFSKIGLFAKKGDSKGLMDEQKLKDLCKRLAIDFFSYESLDDVATTAQKAGVEAGVVWSIEEAADLSKVLGGSKGKKGGLSAIVADTDPGADKKAHFVFPIDEMCKTAVEILISKIENPPGPTAPVGLPIPFPSA, from the coding sequence ATGGCAAGGTTCAATGGAAACATGTTAGGTCAGAATCAGAAACGAAGAAGGGGGCCAGCCCCTCGCAAAACAAGAACAATGAAGGAACGAAGAGTTACCATCAAGGATGTAGCCCAACGTGCCGGTGTTAGTATTGGAGCGGTATCGAGAGTTCTCCACGGAAGAGCCTCGACCATACGAGTTTCAGAAGCGACCTCGGAAGTAATACGAAAAGCGGCAAAAGACCTCAACTATAAGCCTAACAGAAGCGCACAATCGCTGCGAAGTGGGCGTACGCGAGCCCTGACAGTTGCCGCCCCATTCGGCATCCTGTTTTCATCCAACGCATTTTACGCGTCGATCCTCGACGCAATCTTGCGTCATGCAACCGCGAAGGGATACACGATCTGTCTGACCAACGGAGCCCTCGCCGAGACCGTCACTTTCGAAGATTCGAAAGGGAAGTTCGACGGCGTCATCTGGCTTGGCCAGCCGCCGGAGCACCTCAGCGAGAACGACGCTCGCGTCGAGGAACTGCCCCAGGTGGGCATCCACCTCGACGACACGGATCTCCCCGCCAAAGTGGTGAACGTCCGCATTGACGAAGTGCAGGCGATCATCAACTACGTCGGCCACTTGCGCGTTAACGATTTCTCGAAGATCGGCCTGTTCGCCAAGAAGGGCGATAGCAAGGGTTTGATGGACGAACAGAAGCTGAAGGACCTGTGCAAGCGCCTGGCGATCGACTTCTTCTCGTACGAGAGCTTAGACGACGTGGCCACCACCGCCCAAAAGGCCGGTGTCGAAGCGGGAGTCGTTTGGAGCATCGAGGAAGCCGCTGATCTCTCGAAGGTCCTCGGCGGAAGCAAGGGCAAGAAAGGTGGCCTTTCGGCCATCGTTGCCGACACCGATCCGGGTGCCGACAAGAAGGCTCACTTTGTGTTCCCTATCGACGAGATGTGCAAGACGGCAGTCGAGATTCTCATCAGCAAGATCGAGAACCCGCCCGGGCCTACGGCGCCGGTCGGACTCCCGATCCCATTCCCGTCTGCCTAA
- a CDS encoding DNA-3-methyladenine glycosylase, with translation MEGLREVLRRDVEAGARALLGCILVRGDMAAQIVETEAYTWDDPGCHAYRKERMKNMAMYGRAGTAYIYFTYGNHWMLNVVADQDDVPGAVLIRAAKPLSGLETFYSNRPNISVEKDLLSGPGKLAKAFGIDNQYNSIDLLSPASEVRILQAQSKPIVGVSRRIGLAAGKGDEAMRRYIDINLIGWITPHGLNRTILGDKGAE, from the coding sequence GTGGAGGGTCTGAGGGAGGTTTTGCGACGTGACGTCGAGGCTGGCGCACGCGCTCTGTTAGGGTGCATTCTTGTTCGCGGCGACATGGCCGCTCAAATCGTCGAGACCGAGGCTTACACATGGGACGATCCCGGTTGCCACGCCTATCGGAAGGAGCGCATGAAGAACATGGCGATGTACGGACGGGCCGGCACTGCTTACATCTATTTCACTTACGGCAACCATTGGATGCTCAACGTAGTGGCGGATCAGGACGACGTACCTGGTGCGGTGCTTATCCGTGCGGCAAAGCCGTTGAGCGGACTCGAAACGTTTTACTCAAATCGACCTAACATTAGCGTCGAAAAGGACCTGCTGTCGGGACCGGGAAAACTCGCAAAGGCTTTCGGAATTGATAATCAGTATAATTCGATTGATCTGTTAAGTCCTGCAAGCGAAGTGCGGATTCTACAGGCTCAAAGCAAGCCGATCGTTGGCGTTTCGCGACGAATTGGACTCGCTGCCGGCAAGGGTGATGAGGCGATGAGAAGGTACATAGACATAAACTTAATCGGTTGGATTACTCCACATGGACTAAACCGAACTATTTTAGGTGACAAGGGGGCCGAATAA
- a CDS encoding matrixin family metalloprotease, with translation MVFRKFGALALVGLIVGTSLAGYHAKAAIHPSVAEHLDNARIQAQLGKVEEAASYAEAMLMGGKITVSVDYGDTPVDQMPQCDEAVKGAFEMWQKALDGDVSFERVEYGQPADVKIKFDQHTKLNNQIVSGYINWSRTVEETTTGPKPHFKADVFLRTTDPSGHRMTAKTMRHTCGHEFGHMFGLDDVKEVGMLMGPLDIRHPVSCPGEAEVETVKAIRAECQSLVQAAKASTGSHAEHFAADGSIECDHH, from the coding sequence ATGGTTTTTCGTAAATTTGGGGCGTTGGCGTTGGTGGGCCTGATCGTGGGTACGAGTCTTGCCGGTTATCACGCCAAAGCCGCTATTCACCCTTCGGTTGCCGAGCATCTCGATAATGCTCGTATCCAAGCGCAGTTGGGCAAGGTCGAAGAGGCCGCCAGCTACGCCGAAGCGATGCTCATGGGTGGAAAAATCACCGTGTCTGTCGATTATGGAGACACGCCAGTCGATCAGATGCCGCAATGCGACGAAGCCGTGAAGGGCGCGTTCGAAATGTGGCAGAAGGCGCTGGACGGAGATGTATCTTTCGAGCGAGTCGAGTACGGCCAACCTGCCGATGTAAAGATTAAGTTTGACCAGCATACGAAGCTGAATAATCAGATTGTCAGCGGCTATATCAATTGGAGCCGAACCGTCGAAGAAACGACCACCGGTCCCAAGCCGCACTTCAAAGCCGACGTTTTTCTGCGCACCACCGATCCAAGCGGCCACCGCATGACGGCGAAAACGATGCGCCACACCTGCGGACACGAGTTCGGCCATATGTTTGGGCTGGACGATGTGAAGGAAGTCGGCATGCTGATGGGTCCGCTCGACATTCGGCATCCGGTCTCTTGCCCGGGTGAAGCCGAGGTTGAAACGGTCAAAGCCATCCGGGCCGAATGTCAGAGCCTGGTTCAGGCCGCCAAGGCCAGCACGGGCTCCCACGCGGAGCACTTTGCCGCCGACGGCAGTATCGAGTGCGACCATCACTAA